A genomic stretch from Rhodobacterales bacterium HKCCA1288 includes:
- the kduD gene encoding 2-dehydro-3-deoxy-D-gluconate 5-dehydrogenase KduD encodes MSVFSLAGRRALVTGANTGIGQAIALALADQGASVTCAGRRDCAETCAAIAAKGGIADEMILDFADPMAAREIFAGAGYSILVNNAGIIRREDSLEYTEADWDAVMDVNLKALFFTAQAFAKAHLEHAPRGPAAVVNIASLLAFQGGIRVPAYTASKHGVAGLTKILANEWAAAGINVNAIAPGYVVSNNTENLRKDADRNAAILARIPAGRWGEPSDIGHTAAFLASPAAAYIHGAVINVDGGWLAR; translated from the coding sequence ATGAGCGTGTTTTCCCTCGCAGGCAGACGGGCCTTGGTGACGGGGGCGAATACGGGCATTGGTCAGGCCATTGCGCTTGCTTTGGCCGATCAAGGGGCATCTGTCACCTGTGCGGGGCGGCGCGACTGCGCTGAAACTTGCGCGGCGATTGCGGCGAAGGGCGGTATTGCCGATGAGATGATCCTTGATTTTGCGGATCCCATGGCCGCGCGCGAAATTTTTGCGGGCGCGGGCTATTCCATCTTGGTCAATAACGCGGGCATCATCCGCCGCGAGGACAGTCTCGAATATACCGAGGCGGATTGGGACGCGGTGATGGATGTGAATCTCAAGGCGTTGTTTTTTACCGCGCAGGCCTTCGCCAAGGCGCATCTCGAGCACGCGCCGCGCGGCCCCGCAGCGGTGGTGAATATTGCCTCATTGTTGGCGTTTCAGGGTGGCATTCGCGTGCCTGCTTACACGGCCTCAAAACATGGGGTTGCGGGTTTAACCAAAATTTTGGCCAATGAATGGGCGGCAGCCGGCATCAACGTTAACGCGATTGCGCCGGGCTACGTTGTGTCCAACAACACGGAAAACCTGCGCAAAGATGCCGATCGCAATGCGGCAATTCTGGCGCGCATTCCCGCAGGCCGATGGGGCGAGCCGTCAGATATTGGTCACACGGCGGCCTTTCTCGCCTCTCCTGCGGCGGCTTATATTCATGGTGCTGTGATCAATGTAGATGGAGGATGGCTTGCCCGATAA
- the kduI gene encoding 5-dehydro-4-deoxy-D-glucuronate isomerase, which produces MIEVETRHAIHPDHAKGMDTAMLRASFLVEGLFESGKIKLCYTHYDRFTLGGAVPNGGSLRLDKIAQTRTASFMERREMGIVNIGDTGQVSADGQLWEMAQGDVLYLGMGAGDVTFSGAGRFYITSAPAHHRYPHRHLTPKDSNRVALGAAETANERVINQFIHPLVMESCQLVMGYTTLGQGSVWNTMPPHTHDRRMEAYLYWDMAPEARVLHLMGEPQETRHLVVGNEAAVLSPPWSIHAGAGHGHYRFIWAMAGDNVDFTDMDFVDLEDLR; this is translated from the coding sequence ATGATCGAGGTTGAAACCCGCCATGCCATTCACCCTGATCACGCAAAGGGTATGGACACGGCAATGTTGCGCGCGTCCTTTTTGGTCGAAGGTTTGTTTGAGAGCGGCAAGATCAAGCTGTGTTACACGCATTATGACCGCTTCACCCTTGGCGGCGCTGTGCCTAACGGTGGCAGTCTGCGCCTCGATAAAATTGCACAGACGCGCACGGCCAGTTTCATGGAGCGCCGTGAAATGGGCATCGTCAATATTGGGGACACAGGCCAAGTCAGCGCGGATGGTCAGCTGTGGGAGATGGCGCAGGGCGATGTGCTTTATCTGGGCATGGGTGCGGGTGATGTGACCTTCTCAGGGGCAGGGCGGTTTTACATTACCTCCGCCCCCGCGCATCACCGCTATCCACATCGTCATCTCACACCGAAAGACAGCAACCGCGTGGCCTTGGGCGCGGCTGAGACGGCCAATGAGCGCGTGATCAACCAATTCATCCATCCTTTGGTGATGGAAAGCTGCCAATTGGTCATGGGTTATACCACTTTGGGTCAAGGATCAGTCTGGAACACGATGCCGCCACACACGCATGATCGGCGCATGGAAGCCTATCTTTATTGGGATATGGCGCCCGAGGCGCGGGTGCTGCATCTGATGGGGGAACCGCAAGAAACCCGTCATCTGGTTGTGGGAAATGAGGCGGCTGTGCTGTCGCCGCCGTGGTCAATTCACGCCGGCGCGGGGCATGGGCATTACAGATTCATCTGGGCCATGGCGGGGGATAATGTCGATTTCACGGATATGGATTTTGTCGATCTGGAGGATCTGCGATGA
- a CDS encoding mannitol dehydrogenase family protein — protein MEDGLPDNPLTRTAPAPSPGIVHLGLGAFFRAHGAIYTQQAMAKAGGDWGIIGVSLKSPTTRDALQPQGAVYHALELAPDGAELLLVTSLSAVLVAPEDPSAVLAAMADPSVKIVSLTVTEKGYCHHPASGALDRDHPDIIHDLTHDSPQSSIGYLTRALALRKAAGIPPFTVLCCDNLPHNGKLLRGLVLEFAQILDPDLAQWIADHGAFPSTMVDRIVPATTDETRAEVARLSGFADAAPVVHEPYRQWVMEDDFVGGVRPAWDQVGAELVQDVAPYEDMKLRMLNASHSALSYLGYVAGHHTITDVMADPVFDAYAQRLWAREIIPHLTPPEGVSLEDYAAALRARFKNPAIQHRTWQIAMDGSQKLPQRLLGTLRAARKKGAEDRGLILAVAGWMRYTAGFDEAGEAIELRDPMADVLRAAHSGVEGAEAVTRILGLEAIFDPSLAADIHAPVTDAYLALSRGGGRKTLETYLAT, from the coding sequence ATGGAGGATGGCTTGCCCGATAACCCTTTGACCCGCACGGCACCTGCCCCAAGCCCGGGCATTGTTCACTTGGGCCTTGGCGCGTTTTTTCGCGCGCATGGGGCAATTTACACGCAACAGGCCATGGCAAAGGCAGGCGGGGATTGGGGGATCATCGGGGTTTCTCTCAAATCGCCCACAACCCGTGATGCGCTGCAACCGCAAGGGGCTGTTTATCACGCTTTGGAACTTGCCCCAGATGGTGCGGAGCTTCTCCTGGTTACAAGCCTAAGCGCGGTTTTGGTTGCCCCAGAAGACCCTTCTGCGGTTTTGGCCGCAATGGCAGACCCTTCGGTCAAAATTGTTTCGCTGACCGTCACGGAGAAAGGCTATTGCCACCATCCCGCAAGCGGCGCGTTGGATCGAGATCACCCTGATATCATCCATGATTTGACCCATGACAGCCCGCAAAGCAGCATTGGCTATCTCACCCGCGCGCTTGCCTTGCGCAAGGCGGCGGGCATCCCGCCCTTTACCGTTTTGTGCTGTGATAACCTACCTCATAACGGGAAACTTTTGCGCGGGCTGGTTTTGGAATTTGCACAAATCCTTGACCCAGATCTTGCGCAATGGATCGCGGATCATGGGGCCTTTCCGTCAACCATGGTCGATCGGATCGTGCCCGCCACGACCGATGAGACACGGGCAGAAGTGGCGCGCCTGTCGGGCTTTGCCGATGCCGCACCCGTGGTGCATGAACCTTATCGCCAATGGGTGATGGAGGATGATTTTGTCGGCGGTGTGCGCCCTGCATGGGATCAGGTCGGGGCAGAGTTGGTGCAAGATGTTGCCCCCTATGAGGATATGAAGCTTCGGATGCTTAACGCCTCCCATTCGGCTCTGTCTTATTTGGGTTATGTTGCGGGGCATCATACGATCACGGATGTTATGGCTGATCCCGTGTTTGACGCTTATGCGCAACGTCTTTGGGCGCGCGAGATCATTCCGCATTTGACCCCGCCTGAGGGTGTGTCGCTTGAAGATTATGCCGCAGCTTTGCGTGCGCGGTTCAAGAACCCCGCGATCCAGCACCGCACATGGCAGATCGCGATGGATGGCAGCCAGAAATTACCGCAACGCCTGCTGGGGACATTGCGCGCGGCGCGCAAAAAGGGGGCTGAGGATCGGGGTCTGATCCTCGCTGTTGCAGGGTGGATGCGCTACACCGCTGGCTTTGACGAGGCGGGGGAGGCGATTGAGTTGCGCGATCCTATGGCCGATGTCCTGCGCGCCGCTCATTCAGGCGTGGAGGGGGCCGAGGCGGTTACACGAATTTTGGGCCTTGAGGCGATCTTCGACCCAAGCCTTGCCGCTGATATTCATGCGCCCGTGACGGATGCCTATCTAGCCCTGTCCCGTGGGGGGGGGCGCAAAACGCTAGAGACTTATCTTGCGACTTAA
- a CDS encoding transketolase has product MNIQSMADSIRFLALDTIVAAGEGHQGVPLGMAEIAATLYANHLKVDPQNPLWPDRDRVVLSNGHGSMLLYALLHLSGYEKVDLAAVKSFRKLHSVCAGHPEIEQDAGIEITTGLLGQGIACAVGMAVAEERMRAEFGADLCDHRTWAFVGDGCLQEGIGQEAISLAGHLRLGRLTFLWDDNHITDDGDTALSISEDIPARFTAAGWHVVEVDGHDIAAIDAAILSAKSDPRPSLIACRTTIARGIPRLQGQRGGHSAPLSPKDAAEARAARRWTHEAFVIPQDIYADWTAAMSRGRDAARDWAVRLKSDPKATEFTRRMEGILPQNWPQIMADIEARLTATDAARATIASSGDVCEGLEAALPELCILCADLEAPTNHKRGRTAFGPENRQGSYVHCGVREHLMGAMACGIAAHGGLIAVNVTYLAFADYERPAMRMAALMGLPVLFVFSHDSIGVGSNGPTHQPVEILASFRAMPNFWVMRPADARETVMGWDQALRRKSGPTLLALSRQDLVQLPSVMGCANGGYILAGEDPRDITLIATGSEVALALDAAAQLQEADIRATVVSLPCWEIFETQSPAQRAAILGTGPKIGIEAAVRFGWDQILAPEDPFIGMTGFGASAKAPELFAHFGITTEAIVAAAKARLAR; this is encoded by the coding sequence ATGAACATCCAATCCATGGCGGATTCAATCCGCTTTTTGGCACTTGATACGATTGTGGCAGCGGGTGAAGGTCATCAAGGCGTGCCGCTTGGTATGGCCGAGATTGCCGCAACGCTTTACGCCAATCACCTCAAGGTTGACCCCCAAAACCCGCTCTGGCCCGACCGCGATCGCGTGGTTCTGTCCAATGGTCATGGCTCTATGTTGCTTTATGCGCTGTTGCACCTCTCAGGCTATGAGAAGGTTGATCTTGCGGCGGTGAAATCTTTTCGAAAATTGCACTCGGTCTGCGCAGGCCACCCCGAGATTGAGCAAGATGCAGGGATTGAGATCACCACGGGGCTGCTTGGCCAAGGCATCGCCTGTGCGGTTGGCATGGCCGTGGCCGAAGAACGGATGCGCGCGGAATTTGGCGCTGATCTCTGCGATCATCGCACATGGGCCTTTGTCGGCGATGGCTGCTTGCAGGAGGGCATTGGCCAAGAGGCGATTTCACTGGCGGGTCACTTGCGCTTGGGGCGTCTGACATTTCTTTGGGATGACAATCATATCACCGATGACGGCGACACCGCTTTGTCGATCAGCGAGGACATTCCCGCCCGTTTCACCGCGGCGGGGTGGCATGTGGTCGAGGTGGATGGCCATGATATCGCCGCGATTGATGCCGCCATTCTATCTGCAAAGTCTGACCCCCGCCCGTCTTTGATTGCCTGCCGCACCACAATCGCGCGCGGCATCCCCCGCCTTCAGGGGCAACGCGGCGGGCACAGTGCGCCACTCTCCCCGAAGGACGCGGCTGAGGCGCGCGCTGCGCGCAGATGGACGCACGAGGCCTTTGTGATCCCGCAAGACATTTATGCCGATTGGACAGCCGCAATGTCCCGCGGAAGAGATGCTGCGCGGGATTGGGCCGTGCGTCTAAAATCCGACCCAAAGGCCACAGAATTCACCCGCCGAATGGAGGGCATATTGCCCCAAAACTGGCCGCAAATTATGGCCGATATTGAGGCGCGTTTAACAGCAACGGACGCAGCCCGCGCGACAATCGCCTCATCGGGTGATGTTTGCGAAGGATTAGAGGCCGCTTTGCCCGAGCTGTGCATTCTCTGCGCAGATTTGGAGGCCCCCACCAATCACAAGCGCGGTCGCACGGCATTCGGCCCTGAGAACCGCCAAGGCAGCTATGTGCATTGCGGGGTGCGCGAGCATTTAATGGGGGCAATGGCCTGTGGGATCGCCGCCCATGGTGGGCTGATTGCGGTCAATGTGACCTATCTGGCCTTCGCAGATTACGAGCGTCCTGCAATGCGGATGGCCGCCTTGATGGGGCTGCCCGTGCTGTTTGTCTTTAGCCATGACTCCATCGGGGTCGGGTCGAATGGGCCAACCCATCAGCCCGTTGAAATCCTCGCCAGTTTTCGCGCTATGCCGAATTTCTGGGTGATGCGCCCCGCCGATGCGCGCGAAACAGTCATGGGGTGGGATCAAGCCCTGCGCCGAAAATCAGGCCCCACCCTTTTGGCGCTCAGCCGTCAGGACTTGGTGCAGCTGCCCTCCGTCATGGGTTGTGCCAATGGGGGCTATATCCTAGCAGGCGAAGACCCTCGCGATATTACTCTGATTGCAACAGGCAGTGAAGTTGCACTTGCGCTTGACGCGGCCGCACAGTTGCAAGAGGCAGATATCCGCGCCACGGTTGTCTCGCTGCCCTGTTGGGAAATTTTCGAAACCCAAAGCCCCGCGCAGCGTGCCGCAATCTTGGGCACGGGGCCCAAAATCGGTATTGAGGCCGCTGTGCGGTTTGGCTGGGATCAAATCCTTGCCCCAGAAGATCCGTTTATCGGCATGACGGGCTTTGGCGCCTCTGCAAAAGCGCCCGAACTCTTCGCCCATTTCGGCATCACAACCGAGGCCATTGTTGCCGCCGCCAAAGCACGGCTTGCGCGTTAA
- a CDS encoding GntR family transcriptional regulator codes for MTQDMPLISLDRTARPAIADLVYGELHKQVLNLDLKPGEKLSEAEIAKRFEVSRQPVRDAFYRLSKMGFLLIRPQRATLVSLISTRAVMQAQFIRIALEAEAVRHAATRLTAADIQALEGLIAEQAAAKDAGDKLRFHAADDAFHREICLRAGLEFTWDLITENKGHMDRVRMLSLAFSSQTAWDDHIALTRALADRDPDGAAEIMRAHLSRIHEQLIRIRAEHEAYFEDDDPSEASLPLGLREKRMP; via the coding sequence ATGACCCAAGATATGCCACTCATATCGCTTGACCGAACCGCCCGCCCTGCGATCGCGGATTTGGTCTATGGGGAATTGCACAAACAGGTGCTCAACCTTGACCTGAAACCCGGTGAGAAGCTGTCAGAAGCTGAGATCGCAAAACGGTTTGAAGTCTCCCGTCAACCCGTGCGCGATGCGTTCTACAGGCTTTCGAAAATGGGCTTCCTGCTGATCCGCCCGCAACGCGCCACATTGGTGTCGTTGATCTCCACCCGGGCGGTGATGCAGGCCCAGTTCATTCGCATCGCGCTTGAGGCTGAGGCCGTGCGCCATGCGGCCACGCGGCTTACTGCGGCAGATATTCAAGCATTGGAGGGGCTGATCGCAGAACAGGCCGCCGCCAAAGACGCGGGCGACAAGCTGCGGTTCCATGCCGCCGATGACGCCTTCCACCGCGAAATCTGTTTGCGGGCGGGGCTAGAATTTACATGGGATCTGATTACCGAAAACAAAGGCCATATGGATCGGGTCAGAATGCTGTCTTTGGCGTTTTCATCGCAAACGGCATGGGATGATCATATCGCGCTGACCCGCGCCTTAGCTGATCGTGATCCTGATGGCGCGGCAGAGATCATGCGCGCGCATCTCTCCCGCATTCATGAACAACTGATCCGTATTCGGGCCGAGCATGAAGCCTATTTCGAAGATGACGACCCAAGCGAGGCATCCCTGCCCCTTGGATTACGGGAAAAGAGGATGCCCTGA
- a CDS encoding Gfo/Idh/MocA family oxidoreductase: MNLSRLLAEYNAAKGPVRVGLIGAGKFGSMILAQAKHIKGYHIVGVADLDISKAKASFARVHWAAEAYDAPTLSDAYKTGKTCITDDAQALMEFDGIDCVIEATGHPIAGIRHALAAIEAGKHVIMVNVEADVLCGAYLAARAREKGVVYSMAYGDQPAAICELVDWVQASGFELVAAGKGMNFCPHYRYSTPDTVWGFFGWSDEEVAAGDFNPKMYNSFTDGTKAAIEMAAVANATGLDCPEDGLAFHPAGLHDLARVFKPQSEGGQLARAGLVDIAASREPDGRVVMNNIQYGMFVTFRAPDEYTRACFQQYGLLTDDSGWYGSMWRPFHLIGLETSVSVLNAVLRGEATGSSTLYRADAVATAKGDFKAGDYLDGEGGFKVWAKAIPATRAAKVNALPIGLAHHIKLKRDIARDQIVTLDDVEIKDDLDIFEMRRALREMANG; encoded by the coding sequence ATGAACCTGTCACGACTGCTTGCCGAATATAACGCCGCCAAGGGGCCTGTGCGTGTTGGTTTGATTGGGGCGGGAAAATTTGGCTCAATGATCCTCGCGCAGGCAAAGCACATCAAGGGCTATCACATTGTGGGTGTCGCGGATCTTGATATCAGCAAGGCCAAAGCCTCCTTTGCGCGCGTTCATTGGGCTGCCGAGGCCTATGACGCCCCGACCCTCTCTGACGCGTATAAGACCGGCAAAACTTGCATTACCGATGATGCGCAGGCGCTGATGGAATTTGATGGCATCGACTGCGTGATTGAGGCCACAGGGCATCCGATTGCAGGCATCCGCCATGCGCTTGCCGCCATTGAGGCGGGCAAACATGTGATCATGGTTAATGTTGAGGCCGATGTTTTATGCGGGGCCTATCTGGCCGCGCGCGCCCGTGAAAAAGGTGTGGTCTATTCCATGGCCTATGGCGATCAGCCCGCCGCCATTTGCGAACTTGTCGATTGGGTGCAGGCGAGCGGCTTTGAATTGGTCGCCGCAGGAAAGGGCATGAATTTCTGCCCGCATTACCGCTATTCGACCCCAGACACAGTCTGGGGCTTTTTCGGGTGGAGCGATGAAGAAGTCGCTGCAGGTGATTTCAATCCAAAAATGTATAACAGTTTCACCGATGGCACGAAGGCCGCGATTGAAATGGCCGCGGTCGCCAATGCCACAGGGCTTGACTGTCCAGAGGATGGCTTGGCCTTCCACCCTGCGGGCCTGCATGATCTGGCACGCGTATTCAAACCCCAATCCGAAGGCGGACAATTGGCCCGTGCAGGTTTGGTCGATATCGCAGCAAGCCGCGAGCCCGATGGGCGGGTGGTGATGAACAATATTCAATACGGAATGTTTGTCACCTTTCGGGCGCCCGATGAATATACGCGCGCCTGCTTTCAACAATATGGGCTCTTGACCGATGACAGCGGGTGGTATGGGTCGATGTGGCGGCCGTTCCATTTGATCGGCCTTGAAACATCGGTTTCCGTGTTGAATGCGGTTTTGCGAGGCGAGGCCACAGGCAGTTCAACGCTTTACCGCGCCGATGCAGTCGCAACCGCCAAAGGGGATTTCAAAGCAGGCGACTATTTGGACGGCGAAGGCGGGTTCAAAGTGTGGGCCAAGGCAATCCCTGCCACGCGCGCGGCCAAGGTCAATGCGTTGCCAATCGGGCTTGCACATCACATCAAACTCAAGCGCGACATCGCCCGCGACCAGATCGTGACCCTAGACGATGTCGAAATCAAAGACGATCTCGATATATTTGAGATGCGCCGTGCCTTGCGCGAAATGGCCAATGGCTAG
- a CDS encoding phytanoyl-CoA dioxygenase family protein: MQEPAARNGTHLAPDMIARYWEDGFLFPIDVLSRDEAQTYRTQLEWVERDWLEGDLPLPLNTYKRVNAQLVMPFVHEIATKPQVLDVIEGILGPDILIYSAEFFIKNAQSDQYVSMHQDLTYWGMGTTSEMVTAWIALSPATRASGCMDFVKGSHKSEILPHTDTFNEKNLLSRGQEIAVDVAEEDKTAIELMPGQMSLHHGLTIHGSGPNISDDRRIAVVVRYVTPQVAQNMADRDYAMLARGIDRVGKFIHYTAPQTLFEPRAVDLYDEIRQARAKAMMAGAKAQKGIYA, from the coding sequence ATGCAAGAACCTGCCGCACGCAACGGAACCCATCTCGCCCCTGATATGATCGCGCGCTACTGGGAGGATGGGTTTCTTTTTCCAATAGATGTTCTGTCACGCGATGAGGCGCAAACCTATCGTACCCAACTAGAATGGGTCGAGCGCGATTGGTTAGAGGGTGATTTGCCCCTGCCCCTGAACACCTATAAGCGCGTCAATGCGCAACTGGTGATGCCCTTTGTGCATGAGATCGCCACCAAACCACAGGTTTTAGATGTGATTGAGGGCATCCTCGGCCCTGATATTTTGATCTACAGCGCAGAATTTTTCATCAAGAACGCGCAAAGCGATCAATATGTCTCGATGCATCAAGACCTGACCTATTGGGGCATGGGCACCACCTCGGAGATGGTCACAGCTTGGATCGCCCTTTCGCCCGCAACACGGGCAAGTGGCTGTATGGATTTCGTCAAAGGCAGCCATAAATCCGAAATTCTACCGCATACCGATACGTTCAATGAAAAAAACCTATTGTCGCGCGGCCAAGAGATTGCGGTCGATGTGGCCGAAGAAGACAAAACCGCGATTGAGCTTATGCCGGGGCAAATGTCGCTTCACCATGGGCTGACCATTCATGGCTCTGGCCCGAATATATCGGATGATCGGCGCATCGCGGTGGTTGTGCGATATGTGACGCCGCAAGTGGCGCAGAATATGGCGGATCGGGATTACGCAATGCTTGCGCGTGGCATTGATCGGGTGGGCAAATTCATCCATTATACCGCCCCCCAAACCCTATTCGAGCCGCGCGCAGTTGATCTCTACGATGAAATCAGGCAGGCGCGCGCCAAGGCCATGATGGCAGGCGCCAAAGCGCAAAAAGGCATCTACGCCTAA
- the uxaC gene encoding glucuronate isomerase, translating into MGFLSEDRLFPSEPTARSLARALYAQVKDAPIISPHGHTDPQWFAQNEPFEDAAKLFITPDHYVFRMLHSQGVALDDLGVPRADGGAVETDSRKIWRLFARHYRLFAATPSRMWIDHALQDLFGLDQRLSPETADADFDAINEKLASPAFRPRALFERFNLEVLATTESALDDLAHHRRIRDSGWQGRVITTYRPDAVIDPDFDGFTGNVEAFCAHGGGAVTWESYLAAHHARRAYFASLGATATDHGHPTANTANLSQADAAALFDDVMTGKADPATRELFRAQMLTEMARMSVADGLVMQIHAGSQRNHSDWVLARFGRDKGYDIPQRTDYVTALRPLLQEFGRADGFHLILFTLDESSYARELAPLAGVYPCLFLGPPWWFHDSYEGMMRFRRSVTETAGFYNLAGFNDDTRAFCSIPARHDVARRVDAAYLAELIVTGRLDESEAGDLMQELTTGLTRRAYKL; encoded by the coding sequence ATGGGCTTTTTAAGCGAAGACCGCCTGTTTCCTTCAGAGCCTACAGCGCGGTCGCTGGCCCGTGCGCTTTATGCGCAGGTCAAAGATGCGCCGATCATCTCACCCCATGGTCATACCGACCCCCAGTGGTTCGCGCAGAATGAACCCTTTGAAGACGCCGCCAAACTGTTCATCACGCCCGATCACTATGTGTTTCGGATGCTTCATTCCCAAGGTGTCGCGCTAGACGATTTAGGCGTGCCGCGTGCCGATGGTGGTGCGGTCGAAACGGACTCGCGCAAAATCTGGCGGTTGTTTGCGCGGCACTATCGCCTTTTTGCAGCGACCCCTTCGCGGATGTGGATTGACCACGCGCTGCAAGATTTGTTTGGCCTAGATCAAAGACTATCGCCAGAGACGGCAGACGCGGATTTTGATGCCATCAACGAGAAATTAGCAAGCCCCGCCTTTCGGCCCCGCGCCCTATTTGAGCGGTTCAACTTAGAGGTTCTCGCAACCACGGAAAGCGCGCTTGATGACTTGGCCCATCACCGCAGGATCCGCGACAGCGGATGGCAGGGTCGTGTAATCACCACCTATCGGCCTGACGCGGTTATTGATCCCGATTTTGATGGGTTCACAGGCAATGTCGAAGCTTTCTGTGCGCATGGTGGCGGTGCTGTAACATGGGAGAGTTATCTCGCGGCCCATCATGCGCGCCGTGCGTATTTTGCATCTTTGGGTGCAACTGCGACTGATCATGGCCACCCAACGGCCAACACCGCCAATCTCTCGCAGGCCGATGCCGCGGCCCTGTTTGACGATGTCATGACAGGCAAGGCTGATCCCGCCACGCGCGAGTTGTTTCGCGCGCAAATGCTGACAGAGATGGCGCGCATGTCGGTTGCAGATGGTTTGGTGATGCAAATACATGCAGGATCACAGCGCAATCATTCCGATTGGGTCTTGGCGCGCTTTGGTCGGGATAAGGGTTACGACATCCCACAACGCACCGATTACGTCACCGCGCTGCGCCCTTTGTTGCAGGAATTTGGCCGCGCGGACGGATTTCACCTGATCCTATTCACCTTGGACGAAAGCAGCTACGCCCGCGAACTGGCACCTTTAGCGGGGGTCTATCCTTGTCTGTTTCTCGGCCCGCCTTGGTGGTTCCATGACAGCTATGAAGGGATGATGCGCTTTCGCCGTTCGGTTACGGAAACCGCAGGCTTCTATAACCTTGCAGGGTTCAATGATGACACGCGTGCCTTTTGCTCGATCCCCGCGCGCCACGATGTCGCCCGGCGGGTCGATGCGGCCTATTTGGCGGAATTGATTGTCACGGGACGCTTGGACGAAAGCGAAGCGGGTGATCTGATGCAGGAATTAACCACGGGGCTAACGCGCCGTGCTTATAAACTTTGA
- a CDS encoding AEC family transporter: MLHVLTHDILPVFAMMALGFLLGRAKVISGADASVLNRVAFLTLQPALLFPLINKLDWHAFQFDAIGLYAACQVIVFSLTYVVCRYALRRERLEAWLLAMATIFVNTLLYIWPISYLIYGEVAALPITAIVAWDATVTFAFFIITTDLMANPDAGIRQSLRRITRNPVLIAIAFGVVTNLAGLAAPAPILTGLDFAGAAAAPLTLFALGVILSGHPLTPNATVMVVSGLKLLAFPALVYAALHLGDRPMQWNTLIVLCAAGPAGAMSFALAMLHGVRTDVIAPVIIWTSTLSLISLAWLA; encoded by the coding sequence ATGCTGCATGTTCTGACACATGACATTTTGCCAGTCTTCGCCATGATGGCGCTTGGCTTTCTCTTGGGGCGGGCCAAGGTGATCAGTGGCGCAGATGCAAGCGTGTTGAACCGCGTGGCCTTTCTGACGTTGCAACCCGCGCTTTTGTTCCCGCTGATCAACAAGCTTGATTGGCACGCCTTTCAATTTGACGCGATTGGGCTCTATGCCGCCTGTCAGGTGATTGTATTTAGTCTGACCTATGTGGTTTGCCGCTATGCCCTGCGGCGCGAGAGGTTGGAGGCGTGGCTGCTGGCAATGGCCACGATTTTCGTCAACACGCTGCTCTATATTTGGCCAATCTCCTATCTGATTTATGGCGAGGTCGCAGCCCTGCCCATCACGGCTATCGTGGCATGGGACGCAACTGTAACTTTTGCGTTTTTCATCATTACAACCGATTTGATGGCAAACCCCGATGCGGGCATTCGCCAATCCCTGCGCCGTATTACACGCAACCCTGTGCTAATTGCCATCGCGTTTGGGGTCGTGACCAATCTGGCGGGTTTAGCAGCACCTGCGCCCATCCTGACGGGGCTTGATTTTGCGGGCGCGGCGGCAGCCCCGCTGACCCTCTTCGCGCTTGGCGTGATCTTGTCAGGCCACCCCTTGACCCCCAACGCCACAGTGATGGTGGTGTCGGGCCTCAAATTGCTGGCGTTTCCCGCTTTGGTTTACGCGGCCCTCCATTTGGGCGACCGCCCCATGCAATGGAACACACTGATTGTGCTATGCGCCGCAGGCCCTGCGGGGGCGATGTCCTTTGCGCTTGCCATGCTGCACGGGGTGCGCACCGATGTGATTGCGCCTGTGATTATCTGGACATCAACCCTGTCGCTGATTTCGCTGGCATGGTTGGCTTAG